In Vibrio pomeroyi, the genomic window CTATGAGTTCTAACCTACCCTTTGTACATCGTTTTCATGCGATGACCGTACCCTGTGAAGTGCAAATCCTGTCGATTGATTTAGCTAACTTTCCAGGGGCAACTGCGAAAGAAATCGCCGATGAGATAGAGCAAAACACACGCCGTTTAGAAAACAAATATAACTTCTACTGCGAGGACTCGTGGCTAACACAATGCATTAATCAACGAAAGTCATGTGATGTCGAACTCGACTCTGAATCTGCCGAAGTATTCCAACATCTCGACCGATTAAGCCAACTGACGTTCGATACCTTTGATACTACGGTCGGCAGCATCAAACATCTTTTAAAACAAAAGCCAAAGATGCTACACAGCCACGCCTTCCAAGCCCTGTCTTCTGCTTTGGGCAAACAAGCATGGGAGCTGAAAGGGGCCCTCGAGCAACAAGGAATCGACAATCTACAAAGGACAAGGCTACACATCCCTGATTCACGCACTCGCTTCGACTTTGGCGGCGTCATCAAAGAGTACGCCGTCGACCAAGCGGTAGAGCTCGGCAAGCAACGTGGTGCGACTTCGATGTTGGTGAATTTTGGCGGCGACATCTATGCGTTGGGGACCAAGCCAGATGGCTCGGCATTTAACATTGCGGTGTTGGATCCAAGAGACAACAAGACACCATTTTTTGCAGTGCCTCTAACCAATGCAGCGCTCACGACTTCGGCTCATAGCGAACGTCAGATGCAATTTGGCGACAAGACCACTTCTCATATTTTGTCGAAGCAAGATGTTGAGAAGAAGATTCTATCGGTTACCGCGATTGCTTCTTCCACATTGGAAGCGGGCGTGCTCAGCACATCTCTCACACTGAATCCCAATATTTCAGTGCCTGAAGACAGCGCGGTTATCTACATCGACGATCAATTACACATTCACCAAAACACGGAGTTTTTGCATTCATGAAAAGCTACCTACTCACGTTAATTTTATTGTTTAGCAGCTTTTTGCATGCTCAGGAAAACGAATTTCTTCCTGTTGAACAAGCCTTCCCTGTCACATGGGAAGCAACAGACCAAGGCGCGGCAATTAGCTTTGATACGCACAAGGGTTACTACCTGTACCAATCTCGATTCTCGTTCAAAGAAGAGTCGTCATTATCGACACGAGAGCCTCAATACTCTCTGCCAGGTGAAGAAAAACAGGACCCTAACTTTGGTAACGTTGTTGTCTTTCATGAGCCGCTCACCGTTACTATGCCTTACACCGGCAGTGGCAAACTCACCGTGCGTTACCAAGGCTGTGCAGACAAAGGGCTTTGCTATCTGCCACAAAAGTTAGTGCTCGACTTACCTATGATCGAGACCTTAGATGAAGCACTTGTCGAGGAGCAATCAAACTCTCTGGTTCAAACCCTCGGTGAAATCAGTGAAGACACGAATGGCTTATCTTCGTTCCTATCCCAAGCCGGTAAATTACAAGCGCTGCTTGTGTTCTTCTTACTCGGTTTGGGCTTGTCCCTCACGCCATGTGTACTGCCAATGATTCCAATTTTAGCCAGTATCATCGGTGGTGAAAAAGCGATGACAGGTAAGAAAGGCGCGGCACTTTCTAGCTCTTATGTTCTGGGTATGGCAACCAGTTATGCGATGACTGGAATCCTAGTAACCACGTTAGCCAAAGGGGTTAACCTACAGGCTGCGATGCAACAGCCTTGGTTATTAAGTATCTTTGCGGCGGTTTTTGTTCTGCTTGCATTGGCCATGTTCGGCTTCTATGAACTTCAACTACCAGCCGCACTGCAGCAAAAGCTCAACAGCGGTTCAGACAAGCTGGGCGGCGGTAAGATCGCCAGTGTGTTCGCTATGGGCGCAGTATCAGCATTGGTTGTGTCACCTTGCGTCAGTGCCCCATTAGCAGGTGCATTGCTGTACGTTTCAACGACTCAAGATTGGATGTTTGGCGGAGCGACTTTGTTCGTTATGGCACTAGGCATGGGCGTACCACTTATCGCTATTGGAGCCAGTGGTGGACGCCTTTTGCTAAGAAGTGGCGCGTGGATGGTGTCCGTAAAACAAGTGTTTGGCGTACTGCTATTGGCGGTCGCTATCGTGTTGTTAAGTCGTTTTGTTGCTCCATCGATCATCATGATATTGTGGGCACTGCTAGCTATTGGAACTGGTGTCCATTTCGGCGCATTAGAAGCAGCACAACCGGGTTGGGCGCGTACTCGTAAGTTCTCTGCTCTTCTTCCATTGAGCTACGGTTTGATTCTGTTTGTCGGTTATTTCCTAGGGAACACCGATCCGCTTAACCCGCTTGCAAACCGTAAGTCAGCCCAACCTATTGCGGCTACTCCCTTTGAAAAAACAGACTCGATTGTTCAGCTAGAGAAACAGATACAAAACGCTGCCGACGCTAAACAGAAAGTACTGGTAGACCTTTATGCGGATTGGTGTGTCTCTTGCAAACTGATTGAAACGAATGTGTTTAATGACCAACAAGTGAGCCAAAAACTGAAAGAGTGGAAGACCATAAAACTTGATGTGACCGAGAGCTCACCAGAACAAATGGCATGGCTTAACGAAAAAAATGTGTTCGGCCCACCAGCCATTTTCTTTTACTCACCCGACAGCGGTGAAATAGAGCCTGCGCGTGTAATGGGAGATATTGATAAAGAGGGTTTCAACAACAAGCTCAAACTCGCTAATCAGATCGCTGCGAATAGTACAATTGAGCCGACCAGTTTAGCGAATTAGGCACACCCTAAACAAAAAAAAACGCCCAATCATCGACTGGGCGTTTTTAAATTTGGTTTGCTGACGGAATAAACTTACTTCGACATTTCCAACTGCTGAACCACCGCTTGAGTCAGCTGTTCAGTATAAGGATTAATCTTCCAATGCTCTGGACTCCAACCTTTCACAAAACGTTGGAAATCAGCCCACGCCACATAAAACATTGGCCGCCATGTTTTCTCAACATCATCGAACGAAAGCTGTGGCTGATAGTGTGCCAATGCTTCTTTCAAGTGTTGGAAGTAAGTGTCTAGTACCTGTGGTTCAAGCTCTGCGCAATCTTGCGGCCTAATCGCGCTGCTCATGAACAAAGCCACGTCTTTCATCGCACACCCGTTTCCAACATATTGAAAATCTACGGCTGCAGCGTTTTCGCTTTCTGAATCAAAACAAAAATTGGCTAGCTTAGCGTCACCATGCACCAAGGTTTGGTATGAGCACTCTCTGAGTAGACGGTCGATGTTTTGTGCTTGGTTCTTCAGTGGGAAATCTGCCAAAGCATTCAACTCATCAGGCCGAGTGTCTAGGTGCCAGTAAGTACCGACTTGCCACAATGAAGCCGACCGTTCTCTGTCAATATGGATGTGCTTTGCGTGAAAGTGAGCGAGCCACTTTAGGCAAGCATTACGCTGTTTAATCTCGACGGATGTATAACGAGGTTGAGTACCTTTGACAACCGATTCATCAGAAGCGGCGAGTACATCGAACTGAGAAGTTAACGGGAAGCCAATATCCGCGAGGTCTTGCATCACGATAAGCCACTCATTCTCTGCTAGCTCACAATGCAGTCCAACAGGCATAGGACAACGCTCGTCCCACTGTTGAGTGAAGGACTGATACCAAGCCGTTTCGACTTGATAAGAATGAACTTTGCGTTGGTGAGAGAGCTTGGTGTTCCAGCCTTTGGGATGTTCCGCTTTATCTGGCAGAGCGACATGTTTAACGATAACGCTGTTCATAGAAGCGCTATTATCTTTAGCAAAAACCAAACGCACTAGCTCGCCGTATCCGCCCCACAAGCGTTGAATAACATGAACATCAAACCCTTGCTGGCAACCCAGTGAGGTCGCTATTTTTTGATAAAACTCATTTTGATATAGTTCAGGTTGGTTTTGACCTGAACTCGCTTGTGGTTGAGCAAGGTTGTTTGAGGGTATTGATTGAGACATATAACTCGTTACTGTGCTTTACCGGAGAGAAGATGTGACCACTGTTTTTGCCTGTTCATATAGTGCACCACGTAGCTACACACTGGTACAATTTTGAAGCCAGCCTGTTCAATTTCAGGCAAAACCGACTCCATCATCACCTTGCCAAAGCCTCTGCCTTGCAGTTCATCAGGAATACGCGTCGAGGTAATGTGCAATACATCGCCATCCTTCTGATACTTAACAACCGCGAATTGGTTCGGTTCTAACTCAACTGTGATCTGGTTCTCTTCTTGAACCCATTTTACTGCCTTCATTCTCAACTCCTGCAAATAATTGATACGACAAACAATTAAAGTTTGAAGTATGAGTTCCTTGTAATAGACTAACGCAAGTGCATATAAATAAAACTAAGTACTTACAAACAAAGCAAATATTTTTAGAGCTCGCGAATTTACATAAAATCAGCGACAAACAAAAGCACTCTATAAATCATGCAAAGTACGCCTACTAAATCTAGCACGTAATAACCCCTTGTTAGCAAGTTATCAATATATCTAACAGACGCATGTTGGCGCATGGAGAACAAATAATGAACGCACCACTGAAGAAGCCTTTGGAGCATAATCAGGCACTTCAAGATCCTCGTAACCGCACCATTTCTACGATAAACAGTACCGATGCGCTGGCTATGATTGAGCACGGCAGCGAGCTGACGTTGAACGTCTCGACTCCTGTTGGCACCAAGTTTCTTGCCACTACCAAATTTATCGGTACTCACAGTGATAACTGCATTGTGATTGAGGTGCCGGAAGTATCGAGCGATGATCTACGCTTTTTCTTCCAAGAAGGTTTTTGGATGACGGCTCGTGCTTACTCCTTAAGAGGTGAAGGCGCACTTATCCACTTTAGATGCCAGATTCATCATACTATCGGCGAACCTTTCCCTATCATCGTGCTTTCAACACCAAGTACGATGCAAGTGACTCAGTTGCGTAAAGAGACACGCTATGAGGTGAACCTCAGCTCTCGAGTTATCTTTGATGATCAACGCATGAACTGCGAGATTCGAGACTTATCGAAAAGTGGCTGTCGCTTTGTGACCTCACCAACGGCTCGTTCAATTCAGGTTGCCGATAGAGTCTCTATCGAAATCACGCCTGAGAACTACAACGGCCCGTTGATTCCACCACTGAGAGGGATTGTGTGTAATCTTCAGAAATCTACGCACTACGCGCGTTATGGCGTCGAATTTGATGATATCGGCCGTGCCAACGCTAAGAACTTATTGGGTAAGCTCAAGTTCGATGGCACCAAGCTTCGTTTACGTAATGCTTAAGCGCTAGAGATAGTAAGAATCAAAAAAACAGCCATCGATAATGTCGATGGCTGTTTCGTTTTATGGTTAACGGTTATTTAGCTGTTTTACGTCAAGCGTTAAGCTATTTACGCAGTGCGTTGAGTTTGGCCTGAGCGATACCAAAAATAGTATCGATTGGGTAGCTACCCTCATCACTCGCTTCACCAGCGGCTTTACCCGTGAACAACTCAATCGCTTCGGTCACATGGTCAATCGCCCAGATATTGAACTCGCCCTTTTCAACCGCTTTAACGATATCGCTGCGCAGCATCAGGTTATGAACATTCGAACGTGGGATGATCACCCCTTGTTCGTTTGAGCGCCCTTTGATTTCACACACATCGAAGAAACCTTCAATTTTCTCGTTCACGCCACCAATGGGTTGAGATTCACCGAACTGATTCATTGAGCCAGTAATCGCTATATCTTGACGGTTTGGCTGCTTAGAAAACGCAGACACCACCGCACAGAACTCGGCCATACTCGCACTGTCACCATCGACGCCACCATACGATTGCTCGAAGGTGATGTTGGTAGTGAGCGGTACTTTGGCTGTCTTACCAAACACGGAAGAAAGATAAGCCGACAAGATCATCACGCCTTTGGAGTGAATACTGCCACCGAGGTCTACGTTTCTTTCAATATCAATCACTTCACCATCACCATAAGCGGTAGTTGCTGTGATTCGGTTCGGCGCACCAAACATATGATCGGTTGTGCTAAGTACAGAAAGCGCATTAACTTGACCAACCGCCTGTCCATCAACATGGATCAGCGTTGTACCATTAGTGAAGGTTTCCATCACGCTGTCTTGCAATCGTCCGACACGCATCTGTTGGTTAGACAATGCTTGATCAACATGCGTTGCGCGAATCAGGTTCGATTTTGATCCTCTCGCCACGTAGTTTGACTCACGAAGCAGGTTAGCAATGTGTGCTGAGTGTAGAGACAACTTGCCTTGGTCACCCGCCTGACGAGAACTGTGCTCAATGATGCGCGCAATCGCTTTGCGATCACAATGCAGCATATTGTTGTCATGCACGATACTCGAAATGAAGCGCGCATAATGCATTTCTGAATCGGGAGTACGCTTCATCTCATCTTCAAAATCGGCCGTCACACGGAACAGTTCACCAAACTCCGCATCGTAATGTTGCAGCAGTTGGTAGGTACGATAATCACCAAACAGGATGATCTTAA contains:
- a CDS encoding FAD:protein FMN transferase translates to MSSNLPFVHRFHAMTVPCEVQILSIDLANFPGATAKEIADEIEQNTRRLENKYNFYCEDSWLTQCINQRKSCDVELDSESAEVFQHLDRLSQLTFDTFDTTVGSIKHLLKQKPKMLHSHAFQALSSALGKQAWELKGALEQQGIDNLQRTRLHIPDSRTRFDFGGVIKEYAVDQAVELGKQRGATSMLVNFGGDIYALGTKPDGSAFNIAVLDPRDNKTPFFAVPLTNAALTTSAHSERQMQFGDKTTSHILSKQDVEKKILSVTAIASSTLEAGVLSTSLTLNPNISVPEDSAVIYIDDQLHIHQNTEFLHS
- the dsbD gene encoding protein-disulfide reductase DsbD; translated protein: MKSYLLTLILLFSSFLHAQENEFLPVEQAFPVTWEATDQGAAISFDTHKGYYLYQSRFSFKEESSLSTREPQYSLPGEEKQDPNFGNVVVFHEPLTVTMPYTGSGKLTVRYQGCADKGLCYLPQKLVLDLPMIETLDEALVEEQSNSLVQTLGEISEDTNGLSSFLSQAGKLQALLVFFLLGLGLSLTPCVLPMIPILASIIGGEKAMTGKKGAALSSSYVLGMATSYAMTGILVTTLAKGVNLQAAMQQPWLLSIFAAVFVLLALAMFGFYELQLPAALQQKLNSGSDKLGGGKIASVFAMGAVSALVVSPCVSAPLAGALLYVSTTQDWMFGGATLFVMALGMGVPLIAIGASGGRLLLRSGAWMVSVKQVFGVLLLAVAIVLLSRFVAPSIIMILWALLAIGTGVHFGALEAAQPGWARTRKFSALLPLSYGLILFVGYFLGNTDPLNPLANRKSAQPIAATPFEKTDSIVQLEKQIQNAADAKQKVLVDLYADWCVSCKLIETNVFNDQQVSQKLKEWKTIKLDVTESSPEQMAWLNEKNVFGPPAIFFYSPDSGEIEPARVMGDIDKEGFNNKLKLANQIAANSTIEPTSLAN
- a CDS encoding phosphotransferase — encoded protein: MSQSIPSNNLAQPQASSGQNQPELYQNEFYQKIATSLGCQQGFDVHVIQRLWGGYGELVRLVFAKDNSASMNSVIVKHVALPDKAEHPKGWNTKLSHQRKVHSYQVETAWYQSFTQQWDERCPMPVGLHCELAENEWLIVMQDLADIGFPLTSQFDVLAASDESVVKGTQPRYTSVEIKQRNACLKWLAHFHAKHIHIDRERSASLWQVGTYWHLDTRPDELNALADFPLKNQAQNIDRLLRECSYQTLVHGDAKLANFCFDSESENAAAVDFQYVGNGCAMKDVALFMSSAIRPQDCAELEPQVLDTYFQHLKEALAHYQPQLSFDDVEKTWRPMFYVAWADFQRFVKGWSPEHWKINPYTEQLTQAVVQQLEMSK
- a CDS encoding GNAT family N-acetyltransferase; its protein translation is MKAVKWVQEENQITVELEPNQFAVVKYQKDGDVLHITSTRIPDELQGRGFGKVMMESVLPEIEQAGFKIVPVCSYVVHYMNRQKQWSHLLSGKAQ
- a CDS encoding PilZ domain-containing protein; its protein translation is MNAPLKKPLEHNQALQDPRNRTISTINSTDALAMIEHGSELTLNVSTPVGTKFLATTKFIGTHSDNCIVIEVPEVSSDDLRFFFQEGFWMTARAYSLRGEGALIHFRCQIHHTIGEPFPIIVLSTPSTMQVTQLRKETRYEVNLSSRVIFDDQRMNCEIRDLSKSGCRFVTSPTARSIQVADRVSIEITPENYNGPLIPPLRGIVCNLQKSTHYARYGVEFDDIGRANAKNLLGKLKFDGTKLRLRNA